From the Pedobacter cryoconitis genome, one window contains:
- a CDS encoding competence/damage-inducible protein A, with protein MLAEIITIGDEILIGQIVDTNSAWMAKQLNAAGIKVKQITSVSDDAEHIIEALGQAEQRAKIILITGGLGPTKDDITKYTLAKYFNMGMRRDAGVLAQVEEIFRRFNRPMIESNIKQADVPDGCTVIPNKNGTAPCMWFEREGTIFVSMPGVPFEMMYLMDEEILPRLKQAFELPFIYHKTILTANLGESFLAQQIEEIEDSLPPSIKLAYLPKLGQVRLRLSTSGTDEAQLKQEVEVYAQRIIAKIKPYIVAEDDIAIEKAILDLMDKRGLTLSTAESCTGGYIAQLITQHPGCSSVYAGGAVVYSYELKQSVLGVKADTLAKYGAVSEQTVKEMAAGAITHFNTDYSVAVSGIAGPDGGTVDKPVGTVWIAVANKNGVVAKLFTFGSKRAQNIERSAIAALTMILNLLKEDNN; from the coding sequence ATGTTAGCTGAGATTATTACGATTGGCGATGAAATATTAATCGGCCAGATTGTGGATACAAATTCTGCATGGATGGCCAAACAACTGAATGCTGCGGGCATTAAAGTGAAACAAATAACCTCGGTGTCTGATGATGCTGAGCATATTATAGAGGCGCTGGGACAGGCAGAGCAAAGAGCGAAGATCATTTTAATTACTGGTGGATTAGGCCCGACCAAGGACGATATTACCAAATATACACTGGCGAAATACTTTAATATGGGTATGCGCCGTGATGCTGGTGTACTGGCCCAGGTGGAAGAGATTTTCAGACGTTTTAACCGGCCGATGATTGAATCAAATATCAAACAGGCTGATGTGCCTGATGGTTGTACGGTAATCCCAAATAAAAATGGAACGGCTCCTTGTATGTGGTTTGAGCGTGAGGGGACAATCTTTGTTTCTATGCCAGGTGTGCCTTTCGAAATGATGTATTTAATGGATGAAGAAATCCTGCCAAGATTGAAGCAGGCTTTTGAATTGCCTTTTATTTATCACAAAACAATCCTTACTGCAAATTTAGGGGAGTCTTTTCTGGCACAGCAGATTGAGGAAATTGAAGATAGTTTACCTCCTTCTATTAAGCTTGCTTATTTACCGAAACTCGGACAGGTAAGACTAAGGTTAAGTACATCTGGTACTGATGAGGCTCAGTTGAAGCAGGAGGTAGAGGTTTATGCGCAGCGGATTATTGCAAAGATCAAGCCTTATATTGTTGCTGAAGATGATATTGCCATTGAGAAGGCTATTCTTGATCTTATGGACAAAAGAGGATTGACGCTTTCTACTGCGGAGAGTTGTACGGGTGGATATATTGCGCAGTTAATTACGCAGCATCCGGGCTGTTCTTCTGTTTATGCGGGCGGCGCAGTTGTTTATTCTTATGAATTAAAGCAATCTGTTTTAGGTGTAAAAGCGGATACACTGGCAAAATATGGTGCGGTTAGTGAACAAACTGTAAAAGAAATGGCTGCTGGTGCAATTACTCATTTTAATACGGACTATAGTGTAGCGGTAAGCGGTATCGCCGGACCTGATGGCGGAACCGTTGATAAACCAGTCGGAACTGTCTGGATAGCAGTGGCAAACAAGAATGGGGTAGTAGCTAAGTTATTTACTTTTGGAAGTAAAAGGGCACAGAATATTGAGCGTTCAGCTATAGCTGCATTAACAATGATTTTGAATCTGCTGAAAGAAGATAACAATTAA